Genomic segment of Candidatus Methanosuratincola sp.:
TATCGCTTGACCCTTTCAGGTAGTGATCGAGCCAGATTACAGAGGACACAAGCCACCTTTCATCAGGCATCGCGTGTCCGGTATTCGGCGCAAGGTTGATTGCCTTCTCGCAAGGTATTACCGAATAAGTCTTGTTGACGGCCTCAAGGAAGAAGAACTCATCGTGGGTGCCGATAAGAAGGAGGGTGGGCACATTTAAGTTTGCAGCATATGCCCTGCAGTCGAAGTACTTTATCAGATCCATCCCGGCCTGCTCATTTAGCGTCATCTCCGGGGGGACTATGAAGTTGGCGAAACTGCCCCCCATCACTATCTCGTCGAAATACCCGCTCGCAACAACAGGTATAGCGGCTTTCACCCGGGCATCTGTCGCAGCCACCAGATAAGTCGCCACTCCGCCCATAGAGGCACCGGAGACAGCTACTGCGTCCGGGTTTACATAGGGAAGGCCCGAGATGACGGTGATCGCCCTCCTCGCTGCGATGACGTTGTGGTAGTAGTACGCACTGTAGGGGCCGTCGCTAAAGTCCACGGTGTTCTCGGGAGAGGAGGTTGGTCCTGTGGATAGCCCGCAACCTGGCGAGTCCATGACCGCTACGACATAGCCATGAGAGGAAAGCACCCTCCCGTATGGGAGGAGCTGCAGATACGAGCCGCCAGTCCCGTGCATGAGCAGGACCGCCGGCAGATCCTCCCCGGGGGGCTTTAGGATCACAGCGTGTATCCTGATCATCGAGCCGTTGAAAATATGGCTGTTGAAGAACACGTCGTACTCTTCCAAAACAACTTCGCCGACCGTCGAGTTACCGATATAGCTCAAATTTGCCTCCAACGGAGGGTAATCAGTTCCAGTATCCCAGAAGGTAGTGTTAAAAGTATCAACCAGGCTCTTGTGGGATGGACGCCATGTGTCGGAGGCGAGGAATGAAGAAAACAGGACGCCTAAGATTACAAGTAACAATACCTTAAGGACGACTGCCCTGCTCATTGCAACCATCTGCCAATAACTATTGCAACACTACTCTTTTAAGATTTAAATTGTATTGATCTCTTTGTCAT
This window contains:
- a CDS encoding alpha/beta fold hydrolase codes for the protein MSYIGNSTVGEVVLEEYDVFFNSHIFNGSMIRIHAVILKPPGEDLPAVLLMHGTGGSYLQLLPYGRVLSSHGYVVAVMDSPGCGLSTGPTSSPENTVDFSDGPYSAYYYHNVIAARRAITVISGLPYVNPDAVAVSGASMGGVATYLVAATDARVKAAIPVVASGYFDEIVMGGSFANFIVPPEMTLNEQAGMDLIKYFDCRAYAANLNVPTLLLIGTHDEFFFLEAVNKTYSVIPCEKAINLAPNTGHAMPDERWLVSSVIWLDHYLKGSSDTLPSPPVPTAEPVNFYTSIRVNVPDAENVSVFYRDGLPGSLWDEQDLSKGDLLPMPLFPTTVSYFIGVKSNGTVVSTSPVYQISVVPSVFVISVIFLVAVVLVLFINWREEVLGVELDSMGLSLFIAGLLIWAVAAFATSLPWIEFTGRTSVSLLQLWDRYALHFAPFALLLLGLYGSLLAFAARIWLGGLALLFTFGWVYYYLIPLTSLSASVVSLGFGAYLVGICIAACFLIPAVLKIVRG